The following DNA comes from Cololabis saira isolate AMF1-May2022 chromosome 7, fColSai1.1, whole genome shotgun sequence.
gaaggaaggaaggaaggaaggaaggaaggaaggaaggaaggaaggaaggaaggaaggaagggagaaaagaaggaaggaaggaaagaagggagaaaagaaggaaggaaagaagagcgaaaagaaggaagggagaaaagaaagaaggaaggaaagggggaaaagaaggaagggagaaaggaaggacggaaggaagggaggaaagaaggaaggaatgaagggaagaaataaggaaggaaggaaagaagggaggaaagaaggaaggaagggagaaaagaaggaaggaaggaaggaaagaaggaagaaaagaaggaaggagagagcaggaggaaagaaggaaggaagggagaaggaagggaggaaaggaagaaggaaggagagagcaggaggaaagaaggaacaggagaatgaggtcattttgacccaaagactctACAAGGGTTAACAGAGTTCATTTGCAACCAAGAACAACCACAACTGCTAATTTGCATAACCCTCGTACATTTATATCCCATGACATCAGTGACATCAGTCTCATAACTGAATGAGCAGTCCTCTCACAAACAGTCTATTTGTGGTCAGTGGGTGGACATTGTATGTGTATCTGCCTATGAGAAACTTGGGAATATTACCTGGCTGTTGGTTTGATGGGTCCTTGTTGGATTTCATGAACATCTTGGTTCTGCAGTGCTGCAAGCTTCAGAAACTTTGCACACAACTTGCGGATGAACTTTGTCATCTACAAAGTTGTAATTCAGAAAATGTTTTCAAATGACATTTGAACAAAGTATGAGcaaatgaaaaaatgaccaaGTACAGCACATTATTGGCAGAAGCATAGCTCAACCCTTCCATTTTACCTCTTCATGTAGAAGGAAGATTGAGGACTTCTCTCTCTGGAGTAGGAGGTTTAAGGTGGAGAAGGCTGGCAATGTTGCTTGGTAGAAGCAGGAGGTACACCTCTGTTAACGGGTTAGAAAATGCATCCACCAGCCTTCTAAACCTTGGTTGTTTCTCATCTGTAAATACAAAAGCATAGGTTCTGCACaccaaatatgtttacattTCAGTCTTGTAGTAATCTTGCATTTGTGTCAGTGAAATATGCAGCTTACTTAATGACTTGAAGTAGCTGGTgagtggctgctgctgcagaaggCGAGTCAAACACCTCTCCAGGCTCAGCCAACGAATGGAAATGTGTTGAAGTATTTCCATGTACTCGCTTCCATGGAACTCACAGAATTCTGTGACAAGAATGTAACATCCTAAATTTCAGTCTAATGAAAGTCTTATGCATGTCATTTGTACTACACTGGTGCTGTTTAAATCACAAGCCTGACAGGTAACCCATCCCCTGGATCAAATCCAGTCACCTGCAATACATGATGTTTTATAATGACATTACATTCAATCACATCACAGATTCATTATACCACAGCTTAACAAACTATTTAACCTGGGATTAGGCTCAACAGATCACTGGTCACTGAAAGCATACATGATCAAATTTACTTCCAAAAACCTCAGTCCAGCTTCTTTGGCGGTATTGTGGATAATGTGGCAGGGACACCCATGGATGTATGTGTTGGCATTTTCCTTCAGAATCCTGGATGCAATGGAATGTCTTGCTCCTGTATTCACAGGTGCATTGTCAATTGATAAGCTAACACAATTTCCCCAAGGTATGGCGTGTTTCTGTAAGACCTCGTTCATTTTTTGGAAGATTACTTCCGTTGTGACACAGCTACGCCCACTTGTTGTGCACATATCCAAAAATCTATGGACAACTTTTCCAGAATCACTGTCAAAAACTTGCACAGTGAGCAGGTTCATCTTCTCTTGTCCTGCAATGATGAGTTACATGTTTTACATGATTACACACCACACTGAAATGTTCTGTGAAGAAATAGGTACTGGAAAGTGTGGAAAACAAACAAAGGTATACAATGGCTATCAAAACAATACCTGTATCATTTGACCCATCAGGGATCAAGGTGAATGGATCTCATCTTCATGACCAATTCGTTTCTAAAATGAGGTGCCACTGCTTCATTTATTATGCACGGTGTTTTCGTGCTGGCAcatttgaaattttgtgctgtGGTGGAATCTCTGAAGCACTCCTTTAACAATGGGCTGAAATGGTCAGAGACACCAAAAAAatttaactacgcgtcgaggcgacacagaccacacgcagaccgagagggctgtgattggttcacttggtagcaagGCATTTCCGGTTtcaagcagtcgtgaactttcagcgctctttttttcgtgtatgtgtgattttttttttttgtttcgtttttttgcacaatagttgtccttatctctttgattcactgtgaccggaaaaagttggataaaccattcaggaaaagattgctaactagcggtcacgggggatactgcaccacggagaaatggagtgacggagaagtccgaaggttcacaaCGAACCATAAttcaccataattcaggctttagccaCTGTCTCCTCCACCATATCCTCTGACCTGGCAACCTTTCTAGGGGGCTGACTCTTTGCTGCCCAGAATGACAGAATGCTCTTTTGCTTCTTCCCTGTCATTTTTGAAATAGACAAAGgcaaacagtaaaaaataagCACACTTTCTGTTCATTGTTTACTCTTTACTCTTCACACTAAAACTATAATCCAGTGGCGGACCGGCAGGGCCGTCTAGACCTTCTCTGAAGGCCTATCTATTATCAAAGTAATGAAAAAATATGGTGTCTTTAATAATACTTTAGTTTACCTATTGTTAGACTTATCTGAGTTTATACATATTGCCGGCTTGTATTAGAACAAGTATAAGCAcctgtttatttactttacatTGAGTTGACAGTGTGGCTGTGGCTTAATCCACAGACATGTAGCTCTGTTTTGTTATGGTTTGTGGAGAAAGCACTGGCTTAGAATAGGGGAGAGCTGCTCTCCAAGCTCAAATAACGTTATACACAATTGTGGGCTATTTGGGTAGACAAACTCACATTTTAGGATTGGAAGAATACATGATTACTATTTTCTAGGGCTGTTAAGCGATAAATTTTTCTTTAATCGTGATTAATGGCTGAATTTTAGTAATTAATCACATATTTGCATGTATAAAATTCTATTATTTTGCATTTCACAACAGTTTTTAAGACCATATTAACAATGTAAAGCAACTCTTACCAGTGTATGTTGATTGGGAATCAAATGAATGCAAAGAATGTTACTTTATGAACTCAACTTTTGGATTTATTTAAAATAGAACACACATAAATTGTGGTTTATTTGTGGtttataagagaaaaaatatgtttgaatagtggagtcgggatggggtctaacatacatgtggttgacttagctctattgacgagtgaagtcagctcagggaggtctataggatcaaaacagtctagagtcaagtcagagcctagggaagacgctaaagctgaagaaacacctacaaccggctggttgatttcttctctaattctcgcgattttactgttgaagaagcccataaagtcctcactactgagagctgcaggaatgcacggctcaacagagctgtgactctttgtcagcctggctattggtacgacaatactggaccaaattaacttatccctaagtttaggatatgtaccacaggttttcaaagtcgcagtaattaaacctttacttaaaaaaccttctcttgacccagacaccttagctaattatacaccaatttctaaccttccatttgtgtctaaaattctggaaaaggcagtttcaagccagttatgtgactatttgtatagaaatgatctgtttgaagtctttcagtcagggttcagaatgcatcatagcacagagacagcacttgttcgagtcacgaatgacctccttatggcctcagataagggattagtgtccatactggttctactggacctcagtgctgcttttgacactatagatcatggcattttactgcacaggttagagcatgttgttgggattaaagggacagctctatgttggtttaaatcatacctatctgacaggttccagtttgttcatgtacatgaggtttcttcagaacagtcaagggtctgttatggtgttccgcagggttcagtgctagggccaatcttgttcagtttatacatgcagccgttgggaagtataatccagaatcacggcatacactttcattgttatgctgatgatacgcagctctatttgtctatgaagccggatgaaacagaaccgttagttaaacttcaggcatgtcttagggacatcaaggactggatgtccagaaatttcctgcttctaaattcagataaaacagaggttatcattcttggtccagagcatcttaggaagggattagatggtgttgcgatggcttccagtgcaactgtgagaaaccttggtgttattttcgatcaggatttgtcgtttaaaccatatgtcaatcaggtttgtaaaatagcctttttccatctccgtaatattgcaaagattaggaaaatcctctcgcagagtgatgcagaaaaactagttcatgcgtttgtatcttctagactagattactgtaatatgttgttagcaggatgtccaagtaatttgctgaataggctccagctgatccaaaatgcagcagcacgagtactgacaggaattagcaggagagaccacgtctctccagtgttagcgtcgctccattggttacccgtaaaattcagaatccaatttaacattttattacttgcgtataaagcccaaaacggcttagctctgcattatttgcaagacctgatagtgccttatgttcctgtcagagctctccgttctcagagtgcaggtttactcgtagttcctagagtatctaaatgtagatttggagggcgggcgttctgctatcaggcaccactactatggaaccaacttccaatctgggttaagggggctgacaccacctccccctttaaaactaaacttaaaacatttctgtttagtaaagcttatagttagtgtttagtaaacctctagctggtgttggtaaatctctaggtagtgtaaactttagtgtgtcagagtcgctcctgtggtttcttgtgctggcccccccttctcctcccttttctctcttttgtccatgttgcagcatcctttgccggacaccggaacctgcaggtggtcgtgggtggcttgtagcttgcattacggagcacaagtctttccccgaccctgcaccccaacctgggacttgctgattgggccggagctttgggatctgcgtgctggcctgcggtccccacccctggtcatcccgttgctggcccccccttctcctcccttttctctcttttgtcctgcaggtggtcgtgggtggcttgtagcttgcattacggagcacaagtcttttcctgaccctgcaccccaacctgggacttgctgattgggccggagcttcgggagctgcgtgctggcctgcggtccccacccccggtcatcccgttgctgcttccacctgcctgctgtgctgttgccgtccctgacccaccagtctggccctcggcaggagggtcccccctgatgagcctggtcctgctcaaggtttcttccctcctaaaggggagtttttccttgccactgtttggcttaaggtttttctcccactaggggagtttttacctgccattgtttatgtaataactgctcgggggtcatgttctgggtatgggtctctgtaaagcatctagagacaactctgttgtattagacgctatataaataaaattgaattgaattgaattatctaCTTGTCTTTGTCCATTGTTTCCTTTCAACGGGAAAACGAAGAGTTCCCAAACAGGAGACATTGAAGATAAGGCCGGGTATTCAAGCTCCAGCTGCTAGCGAATAAAAAAAAGTCCGGCAGTCCGGTGCTGACTACAAACTTCCACTCCGCCTCTTAAGATGTCCTTGTGGGAACTCGGATTTGAAGTATGCTCTGCACACAAAACAAGCCTTTTAACTAGCTACTGTTAAATGTTGTACCGTATTCAGATCGGAAAATGTCTGCACCGTACCGACGGCCCTGTGCCGAAACGGTTATATGTATGTTTATAGGTAGGTATGTATGTAGGTAGGTAGGTGGGTAGAGACATCTCATCTGATGGTCCCTGGCTGTCATGGAAAAGTCATGACTGAATATGGATAATATGACTTTTATTGTTTCACTGCAAAGGTAATGACAGGTAGCATTTCATAGAAACTGAAATTATTTTCTTTgtccttacagaaacataaaggtAAAGGAAGACCAAAAAGTTATCGCTGCAACCAGTGTGAGAAagtcctcaccacttcatcaggGTTGAAGATACACAAGAGGAcacacactggagaaaaaccttacaaatgtgatcaatgtgagaaagtcctcaccacttcatcaggTTTGAAAGTCCATAAGAGGactcacactggagaaaaaccttacagatgtgatcaatgcggggcagcttttaccacttcAGATCACCTAAAAAGGCacaaacgtattcacactggagaaaaaccataccgatgtgatcagtgtggggcggcTTTTACCACATCTGGTCATCTAACTGTTCATCAACGtactcacactggagataaaccgtacAGATGTGACCAGTGTGTTGCAGCTTTTTCCACATCATGTAGTTTAAGTCTACACCAATATGTTCAtactggagaaaagccgtatAGATGTGGTCAGTGTGAagcagcttttacccgacaagaTTATCTAAGGACCCATTTACGTagtcacactggagataaaccttacagatgcgatcaaTGTGGAGTCGGTTTCACTACATCCAGTAGTCTAAGTGTACACCAACGAATTCACACTGGACAAAAAccatacagatgtgatcagtgtggggtgGCTTTTACTACATCCGGTAGTCTAAGAGTGCAtgaacgtattcacactggagaaaagccatacatatgtgatcagtgtggggtaGCTTTTACTCGACAAGATCATCTAAGGACCCACTTTCGTagtcacactggagataaaccgtacaaatgtgatcagtgtggggggacatttaccacatcaggtagtCTAAGTGTACATAAACGTATTCACAGTGGACAAAAACCATACAGATGTGATCAATGTGGGGCGGCTTTTACTCAGCAAGATCATTTAACTGtacatcagcgtattcacacagGACAAAAACTGTACAGATGCAATCAGTGTGGTGGaacttttacccaacaaggtcatttaaggagtcaccaacgttctcacactggagataaaccttacagatgtgatcagtgtggggtgGCTTTTACTCGACAAGATAATCTAAGAgtacaccaacgtattcacactgggcaAAAACcctacagatgtgatcagtgtggagcgactTTTAACCAACAAAGCCATCTacggactcaccaacgtattcacagtGGATAAGACTTGTACATCTGTGATCAGTGCAGGGCAGTTTTTGCAATATATGTTTAGTTAAAAGACACAATATAGAcatgttgggaaaaaaataaggtGGTAATAAGATTGTGGGAAAGATTCAACTATATCCAGATATGGAGAATTAAGTTCAACATGTAACCCTCTCAGCCCTATCCCGTTTCTCTTTCCTCTTATTATATCTTCTACTAATTTTTGCAACAATGCAGCAACCCGTCCCACATACTCTCAGCTATTTCAGTGATTCAGCTATCAAAAAATTCAACTTAATGTGGACTTTTCATGCAGGGAGTTTAGGTCCTTCAACTTCTTCTAGGTTtggagttcttttttttttttttttttttttttttaataaatttgctattgaaaatgaatgaagatGCCTTGTACAACTTTGTCTTTTTTCAGCCAGAGACACTATTAAAACTTTGAATATATCACACAACATTGGATTTTACCATATGTCTCAGCTTCCCAAAATGTTTcttagtttttgaaatatgttggtttaaatttcataaaattttcaggTCCCTTTTTAAGATTTAGAATTAAGTTCACATAACACAGATGAGGGCTCAAGATGTAATGATCTTTTGGATTTCATATGAAAgtactttctccaattttatgcaATAGTTTCAAATTTAAGCTCAAAATGACGGAAAGTCTGCGCTCTTTAACACATTATGCCTGCCAAGGCTTTGTTACTTAATTTTAGATATGAGCCTCTATCACAGAAAGTCCTTCTTTCACAGACATACAGAAATGTTCAGTGTTTTTTCAGATTGCGTCTCTGCTGTCCGCCTTTGACATctggaaaataaaaagatacatcCCGACATCCCCGCTATCTCTTGTGAGCCCTCAGACTACTATCATCATCAGTTGAATTAATGATGCTGATAGGATGAACTGTAGTCCCACAGCATCAAACAGTCCAATGTAATGGACTCTTGTAAAAGCCTACTCATTCAGGTCTGGGTCTGCTCTAACACAAACTCACGAAGCTACAGGTATCAGGTTGCCGTAGAGATAATGAGCAGCATCTATACTACTGTACATCGGTAGGCAGGCAAGCAGGCAGGTGGTAATAGGGATGTACAATAAATCGTTGTTTTCTGTATTTTATGTGACGAGTTCCATCACAAAGAAATGCTCCTATGTAATAATGAATTCTttatgtatatacaggactgtctcagaaaataagaatattgtgataaagttctttattttctgtaatgcaattaaaaaaaccaaaaatgtcatacattctggattcattacaattcaactgaaatattgcaagccttttattattttaatattgctgattatggcttacagtttaagattaagattcccagaatattctaattttttgagataggatatttgagttttcttaagctgtaagccatgatcagcaatattaaaataataaaaggcttgcaatatttcagttgatttgtaatgaatccagaatttatgacatttttagggccttcgcacttgcagtgcgaaggccctattgtatctgcaggaatttttattaatattattattatttttcttctgacaaagtgatggcctttttgccccccttaacatgcctaaaaagtcaccaaattttgcacctaagtcaggcctggcgaaaaatttgatatttaatggtttgcattaatgggcgtggtaaaatggctcaaca
Coding sequences within:
- the LOC133447417 gene encoding zinc finger protein 431-like; translated protein: MRTDQNPEREPSREQDQQDQQDQQDPGPEGPDPRGPSLQDLQDLQDPGPGPSSGTRAGSSADLQKHKGKGRPKSYRCNQCEKVLTTSSGLKIHKRTHTGEKPYKCDQCEKVLTTSSGLKVHKRTHTGEKPYRCDQCGAAFTTSDHLKRHKRIHTGEKPYRCDQCGAAFTTSGHLTVHQRTHTGDKPYRCDQCVAAFSTSCSLSLHQYVHTGEKPYRCGQCEAAFTRQDYLRTHLRSHTGDKPYRCDQCGVGFTTSSSLSVHQRIHTGQKPYRCDQCGVAFTTSGSLRVHERIHTGEKPYICDQCGVAFTRQDHLRTHFRSHTGDKPYKCDQCGGTFTTSGSLSVHKRIHSGQKPYRCDQCGAAFTQQDHLTVHQRIHTGQKLYRCNQCGGTFTQQGHLRSHQRSHTGDKPYRCDQCGVAFTRQDNLRVHQRIHTGQKPYRCDQCGATFNQQSHLRTHQRIHSG